Below is a window of Solirubrobacterales bacterium DNA.
GCTCGCCGGCGACTCGGTCGACGCGCTTTCGATGGTCGTGCACAAGGACAAGGCCTACCCGGCCGGCCGCCTGATCGCCGAAAGACTGAAAGAACGCATCCCGCGCCAGCAGTTCGACGTGCCGATCCAGGCTGCGATTGGCGCCAGCATCGTCGCCCGCGAAACCGTCAAGGCCGTCCGCAAGGACGTCACTGCCAAGTGTTACGGCGGCGACATCAGCCGAAAGCGCAAGCTGCTCGAGAACCAGAAGAAGGGCAAGAAGCGCATGAAGCAGGTCGGTCGCGTCGAGGTTCCGCAAGAAGCTTTCCTTGCGGTACTTCAGTTGGACACCGACACCACCAAGTGACCGACGACCCGTATGAGATTCTCGGCGTGTCGCCCGGGGCGACCGAAGCCGAGATCCGCGCCGCATATATCGCTGGCGCAAAACGGTTTCATCCAGATGTAGTGGGGGCTGCCGAGTCGGGCGAGCAGATGCGGCAACTGAATCTTGCCTACGAAATCCTCAAGGACCCGACGATGTGCGCGCAGTACGACAGCGAGTCGCAGGACTCCGCGGGACTTTTCGGCGATCTGGAAGACATAGTGCGCGTGCGATGGGAGGAGTCGTCTCTCGCCACGCTTTCCGAAGAGAAAACCGCCGCGCTCGAACGGGAGACCATCAAGATGGAGCGCGAGGGGTGGAAGGTCGAGCGCAAGCACGACCACCTCGTCTGCACGCGCACCGATCGCAAGGGCCTCTTCATCAAGGCACGCAAGCGCCGCGTAACCGTGAACATCGATCGAAACGGGAACGCGTTCCGCGTCGAGCAGATGCGGCCGGATTAGCCGAGCTTCACGCTTTTGGTGACCGTCACCGGAGCGACGCCGCCGCCAGGAGTGAACGTCACACTCAGCGTTGCAGAGATCGACTTCTTCGACTTACTCACCGGCTTTTTTGCCTTCGACGAGAGTTTCAGCTTCAGCTTGGCTCCGGTCGTTTTGGCACATGAACCGCTCGCGCTCCCAATCGCCACAGTCTTTGCCCCCTTCTTGACCTTCAGCTTCAGCTTCTTGGCCACCGAGGACTTGACAGTGAGGTTCGCCTTAACCGGCGAATCAAGCGAGCAAGTGACCGGGAACTTGACGCCCTTCCCAAGCTTTGACCGCTTGAACTTGGGAAGCCTGCCGAATGTGGCCGCGAGCACCGGGCAGCCATTGGCAGCACCGATCATTGCGAAGGTCGGGCACTGGTCCTTCGCGCCCGCGACGCCGTCGCCGTCGGGATCCGAGCTTGCGAGCGAGGTCGGGCACCCGTTAGGCGCGGTACTCGCCTGTGTCGGACACTGATCGGTGCCGTCATTTGCGACGCCGTCGCCGTCCTCATCCGGTCCGGAAAGCGATTTGAAGGTCTGCGGCGCGGAGTAGATGGGCGTCCCTGCGCCGGGCCCCGAGGACGGAGTAAATCGGAATCGGAGCGTAAAGGTCTGGCCATACTCGCCCGGGTAGTCGAAGTAGAACGGCGTTGCGCCGCCGTTGGGTCCCGGTCCGGTGATCAGCCAGGAATCGGACGCGTTCGAGACGGCGCTTGTCCAGCCGCCGCCCAGCGCTTCGCAGTTGATGTTGAGCGATCCGCTGGTGTTCGGGCCGTTGAAAAGATCCCAACAAAAGTTTCCGGGCTGGAAGTTGCTGTAGAGATTTGCGAAGAACTCGAGCATGTTCTCCTGATTCAACGGGGCGCTCGTTTTCCAGAACGGAACAACCGAGGGGTCGCGCGCGAAGTAGATGAATGGGCTCGTCGAACCGGCACTGAAGACGTTCGCCCAGGTGTAGGTCTGGAAGTTGCCGTACGACGCAAGGGGGCTCACCACCCACGTGAATTTGTGCGCCGAGTTGCCCATGCCCACGAGATTCTGCGATGTCTGCACTGGCACAAACATCTTGAACATCTGGCCGTTGGCGAGCCCTCGACCGTCGAAGCCGATCCCGCTACCGCTGAAGGAACCCACCGGCCCGGTAGGGCAGGTGCGTCCGTAGGCGTTGATACCAATCGGGCGCATGTCCCAATTCTCATTCGTGCTCTCGTACCAAGTGCCGGAGAACCGAGTTGTACTGAAGCATCGAATCTGACGCGTGTTGTCGTAGCTGGTCCCCGGCGGCATCACGAGATCGGTGACGACGATGTCCGACCCGTTCGGGCACTGGTTTCCGGGCACGCTCACGAGGATCGACGCCCAGTACTTGTCACCGACTCGTACGACGCTCCCGCTCGGGGCTCCGCCGTATCCCGAAAACCCGGAGACCATAGTCTCTGAATAGGATCCGCCGAGGATTGAACAGTTGGTGCCCGATACTGAACCGTATGAGCCGGAAAACCACTGTTTACCTGCGCCGGCGACGATGTCCTCAGGCGCAGCACTTGCAGCCGCGGGCACAATCGCTAAGAGCGAGAGTATCGCTAAGGCGACGACCAGAATCCTGGAAGACGAACGGTGAGCAGACCGTGAGCGGATCATCAACATCATCTTCGCATATGCCTGAAGCTACCCGTCGTTAGATAGTCCAGGTCAACAAGCGAGTTGGCGGATTAGACTTGCGCGCGCACGATCGTTCGCATCCATAAGCCAGAACTTTCAGGAGCAATCAAGTGGCAATCAAGACTGAAGCGGTGGGCAAGACCTATCCGCCAGTCGAATACGTGGTCGGTACGGAGAAGATCCGCGAGTACACCGCCGCCACGTTCGACGACAACCCCCTCTCGAACGACGAAGAAGCTGCGAAGGCCGCCGGTTACGCCGGGCTGGTCGCGCCGCCGATGTTCGCCGTCGTCTTTTCCAGCAAGGCAGCCGTGCCGGCGATGTTCGACCCCGAGGTCGAGATGAACTTCGCGATGATGGTCCACGGCGCGCAGGATTTCACCTTCCACAAGCCCGTCGTTGCGGGGGACCGCATCACGACCACCGGCTCGGTCAAGTCGATCGAGGCCAAGGGCGGCAAGGGCTTTTACGTTTACACCACCGAGTCCGTCAACCAGAACGACGAGCTTGTCGTTTCAGCTGACTGGACCTGCATCGTCCGAGGAGTAGAGGCATGAGCTATTCAGTAGGCGACAAGACGCCGGAAGTCCGCGTCACCCCGGACAAGTACCTGCCGCACCGTTACGCTGGCGCATCAGGAGACTTCAACCCGATCCACATCGACAAAGAGTTCGCGACCATGGTCGGTCTTCCGAACACGATCCTCCACGGTCTCTGGTCCCTGGCTCAGGTGCAGCGTGCCGCGATCCAGACAGCTGGCAACGACCCGACGAAGGTCAAGACGCTGTCGGGCCAGTTCCGCGGCATGGGACAGCCCGAGGTTGAGGTTGTCGTGACCGGCGAGATCAGCACCGTCGAAGAAAGTGGCGAGGCAATCGTCCACCTCGAAGCCGCCCAGGGCGACACGCGGATCATCCGCAACGCCGTGGCGATCATCGAGCCGTAGGAGTGACGGTGGGTGCGCTATCTCGCACTGAGGTGCGATTTGACAGTCACGGCGACGAGTGCGGAGCCTGGTTCTATCGACCCGAAGGACCAGGACCGTTCCCGGTCGTCGTGCTCTGTCACGGCCTTGGCGCTACGCGGGAGATGGGCTTTGACCCGTACGCCCGCTCGTTCGCTGAGGCGGGCATCGCTGCGCTGGCCTTCACGTATCGCGGGTTCGGCGACAGTGAGGGTGAGCCGCGTCAGGTGCTCGACATCGGGGCTCAGCGCGAGGACATCGCTGCTGCAATCGCATACGTGAAGGGCCTCGACGACGTCGATTCCGACCGCGTAGCGCTGTTCGGAAGTTCGTTTGGCGGCGGTCACGTGATCGCCGTTGCGGCCGATCGAGACGACATCGCGGCCGTCGTGTCACAGTGCCCGTTCACCGATGGACAGGCGTCCGGCATGACGCTCGGCTTCGTGAGCACGATCAAAGTCGGTGCCTATGCCACCGCTGACGCGGTCTCGCGCCTATTGCATCGCAAACCTGTCTATGCGCGCCTCGCGGGCACGCGCGGCGAGCCGGCGATGATGACCGCGCATGACGTGGTTTACGGGTACCGCGCGTTGATGCCGGAGGGCTACGCCGACGACAACCGCGTCGCGGCCCGAATCGGCCTGGACATTCTCTTTGAGCGCCCGGGTCGGCGAATGAAGGATCTCAAGTGTCCGACGCTCGTCTGCGCCTGCGAGAAGGACACCGTCGCGCCGTACGGGCCGACAGCCAACTACGCCAAAGAAGCCCCCAACGTAGAGCTGAAGTCCTACCCGTTCGGCCACTTCGACATCTACGTCGGCGAGGGATTTGCCCAGGCGAACCCCGACCAGGTCGAGTTCCTCACGCGCGTTCTGAAGCCGTAGCTGCCGGGAGCCGCGCAGCTCGAACGTATCCTTAGAGGGATGCTCACAGAAAGGCAAGAACAGATCCTTCGGATCGTCGTGGAGGCGTTCACCGAAACCGGTGCGCCGGTCGGCTCGCGCGCTATCGCGGAGCGGCCCGATGTCACCTGGGCGCCGTCAACGGTGCGCAATGAGTTCGCTGTGCTCGTAAGTCACGGATTGCTCGAGCAACCGCACACTTCTGCCGGTCGTCGCCCGACCGAGGCTGGCTACCGCTACTTCGTGGACGACCTGCTTCGCGATGGCGCGCGGGGCGAATCGCCGTCGATCGAGCTGACCTTTGACCGTCGCGAGATCGCCGACGCGATCCGCCAGACCACCGAAGCGCTCGCCGAGGTCAATGAGCTGATGGCGCTCGTCAGCGCGCCGCCGCTCGATAGCGAAGAGATTCTGCGCATCGAGCTCGTGCCGCTCTCGCCGCAGAAGGTGATGGTCGTGGTGATCACGAGCAACGGGAACGTCACCAAGCGGCAGTTCGAGTTTGACCGCGCCGTTGATGAGGGCCTGACACGTTGGGCGACTGGCTACCTGAACGAGCGCCTGAATGGCGTGCCGCTCGGCGCCCGAATGATCCGCTCGCGTCTTTTTGCGAGCGACCTCTCGCCGGTTGAGCTCGGATTCATCGAGGCGATCGGCACTGCATTTCTGGAGCTGCCGCAGGGCGACAACATCCTTTTCGTCGGCGGTTCGCGCCATCTGATCGGATCTGGGTCCGGCGAGCCGATTCCGGGGCTCGATCAGCTGATGGGCGCCGTCGAAGAGCGCGAGGCAGTCACGCGGCTCTTGCGCGCTCGGCTCGGCGAGCGCGGCGTGTATTTGCGGATCGGCCACGAGAACGAGGCCGTCGAACTCGTCGGCGCCAGCGTGGTCGGCGCCAACTACGGCACCCACGCGCGCCAGCTCGGTAGCGTCAACGTGATCGGTCCCATTCGCATGGATTACCCGCTTGCGATCGCGTCGGTGCGGATCGCGGCAGCGCGTCTTTCGGATTTCGTCTCGGACGTTTACGCGTAACCTCGCGCATCACTGATGGCTACTACTCGCGACTACTACGAGGTGCTCGGCGTCTCCCGCGGCGCCGACGACGCCGAAATCAAGAGGGCTTTCCGCAAGCTCGCGCGCACCCATCACCCGGATGTGAACGACTCACCAGAGGCCGAGGCCGAGTTCAAGGAAATCGCCGCGGCATACGAGGTCCTGAGCGATCAGGCCCGCCGCGCGACCTACGACCAGTACGGCCATGAGGGCCTTCGCAACTCCGGCGGCGAGCCGGACTTCTCGCAGTTCGGTGACTTCTCGTCGATTTTCCAGGCCTTCTTTGACCAGGCCGGCGCTGGCAGCATGTTTGGCGGCGGACGCAGTACTGGCGCGGGCCGCGGCCCGATGCAGGGCGGAGACCTTGCGGTCGAGGTCGAGCTAGAGCTCGCCGACGTGCTGACCGGCAAAGAAGTGAAGGTCGAGTACGAGGCGATCGAAACCTGCGAGCGCTGTGATGGCAAGCGGGCAGAGCCCGGCACGGAGGTCAAGATTTGCAAGAAATGCGACGGCGCTGGCCAGGTACGCGTTGTGCAGAAGACGATGATCGGGCAGATCGCGCGCGCGATGGTCTGCTCTGAGTGCGAGGGGCTTGGCGAGACCGTCGAGTCTCCATGCACCGGTTGCTCTGGCAAGGGCCGAGTACGGGTCGATCGCGACGCGACGGTTTCAATCCCCGCAGGCATCGAGGAAGGCCAGCAGGTTCGGGTTTCCGGCAGCGGCCATGCTGGCGCGAACAACGGACCGCCGGGCGACCTCTACGTGCAGGTCTCGATCGCGCAGGACGAACGCTTCCACCGCGAAGGCCGCGATCTCTACACCGTCGTGGACCTCCCGGCGCACGCCGCGATGCTCGGCCGCGAGGTCGAGATCGACACGCTCGAGGGCAGGGAGTCGATCAAGCTTGATTCCGGCGTGACCCATGGAGACGACATCAAGGTGAAGGGCCACGGTCTTCCCGGCCTGCGCAACAACACCCGCGGTGACATCCACGCCGTCGTCAATCTCCAGGTCCCGCACAACCTCACTGACGAGCAGCGCAAGTTGCTCGAGGACTTCGACGATTCATTGACCGAGGACAACTTCAAGCCCGCTGGCCGCGAAGGCATCATGGGCCGCCTGCGCCGGGCGCTGCGCTAGATGATTCGCCTGGCGATCCGCTGCCGCGCGGAGAACGCAGAGCTCGCGCTCGCGCAGCTGATCGAGCTGGCTCCGACCGGGATTGAAGAGATCCGAGACGGCGACGTCGTTGAGTACGCCGTCTACGGACCGCCGGGCGAAGTCCCGACGCTGCCCGATCTGCAAGTCGCCGTCGGCGATGACCTGGTCGAGGTACGCACCACCGAGGTCGCCGATGACTGGCAGGAGCGTTGGAAGGACTTCCACGGCTCGATGCTGATCACGCCATCTGCTGGAGCGACCGAGCCGACGATTTTCCTGCGACCGAGCTGGGCCGAGGATGAGCCTGCGGCGGGATCGACCGAGATTGTTCTGGATCCCGGACAGGCGTTTGGCACCGGATCGCACCCGACCACGCGGCTCTGCCTGCGCCTGCTGCTCGACATCGCGGCAGAGGGCGGTAACTCCGGCGAACTGATCGACCTTGGCTGCGGCAGCGGCGTGCTGGCGATCGCCGCTGGCAAGCTGGGGTGGGGGCCGCTGCGCGCGTATGACTTTGATCACCTTGCGGTGACTGCCACGGACGAGAACTCGGGCCGGAACGACATCGTTGTCGAAGCCGTGCAGAGCGATGTTCGAGCGCCCGAGGGCGACGGTATCCCGGCGCTCGCGCCGACTGTCTTCGCGAACATCATGCGCCCGCAACTGCTTGACGTTGCATCCCAGATCTCGGCAGACCACGGGATGCGCGAGGTGGTTCTCTCGGGCCTGCTCGACGAAGAGGCCGACGAGATCTCCGCCGCGTTTGCGGCGCACGGACTGCGCGAGACTGCGCTGATCAGCGAAGGCGGCTGGACCGGCCTGCGCCTCTCGGCCGTTTAGGCCGAGCGCTCCACGTGTGACCAGCTCTCGGGGTGGTCAGTCACCCAACGCTCGAACGACATCGGCGGATGTCCGGTGAGCAGTTCAGTGGATTCAGTCTGAAGATCGAACTCGCCGTCGCCGATCGCAATGTACGTACTGACCCAGGCCTCGACCTGCCAGTCCGGCGCGCCGTAGTGCGAGCGCGAGGCGTAGGCGTCTTCGATTGATTCCTGCTGATACTCAAAGAGCTTGCCCGTGAGCGCAGTGAGACGATTGGCTACGTGGCGCAACGACACACGCTCGGGCCCACTGATGTTGAAGGTCTCGCCGTCGCGTGAGTCATCGGTCAGAAGTCGCACGGCAACATCGGCAACATCGCTGCGAGTCACTGGGACGAGCTTGCCGTTGCCGGCCGGTCCGCGAAGGATCCCGTCCGCCCCCGCGAGCATCGGAAGAAAATCGGTGTAGAGGTTCTGGCGCTGAAAGACGAACGCCATTCCCGACTGCTCGATCGCCTGCTCAGTTGCGTAGTGATCGCGCGCCAACGTGAAGGTGGCGTCGGATGCCGCGCCGCAGAACGACGTGTAGACCACGCGAGATACCCCTGCGGCGACAGCGGCGTCGATCGCGCTGTAATGCTGCTCAAGGCGGTTCTCGGACTCACGGCCGCTGACCAGGAAGAGCGTGTCAACGCCTTTGAGCGCCTCCGTCATCTCTTCTGTCGCGGAATAGTCGGACGCCGTTGCGACGTCGACTCCAGCGATCTTCGGGGCGCTTGCCGCGTCTCGAACGATCAGTCGGAGGCTCGCTCCAGCATCGGAAAGGCGTTCGGCAGTCAGGC
It encodes the following:
- a CDS encoding 50S ribosomal protein L11 methyltransferase — its product is MIRLAIRCRAENAELALAQLIELAPTGIEEIRDGDVVEYAVYGPPGEVPTLPDLQVAVGDDLVEVRTTEVADDWQERWKDFHGSMLITPSAGATEPTIFLRPSWAEDEPAAGSTEIVLDPGQAFGTGSHPTTRLCLRLLLDIAAEGGNSGELIDLGCGSGVLAIAAGKLGWGPLRAYDFDHLAVTATDENSGRNDIVVEAVQSDVRAPEGDGIPALAPTVFANIMRPQLLDVASQISADHGMREVVLSGLLDEEADEISAAFAAHGLRETALISEGGWTGLRLSAV
- the dnaJ gene encoding molecular chaperone DnaJ, which encodes MATTRDYYEVLGVSRGADDAEIKRAFRKLARTHHPDVNDSPEAEAEFKEIAAAYEVLSDQARRATYDQYGHEGLRNSGGEPDFSQFGDFSSIFQAFFDQAGAGSMFGGGRSTGAGRGPMQGGDLAVEVELELADVLTGKEVKVEYEAIETCERCDGKRAEPGTEVKICKKCDGAGQVRVVQKTMIGQIARAMVCSECEGLGETVESPCTGCSGKGRVRVDRDATVSIPAGIEEGQQVRVSGSGHAGANNGPPGDLYVQVSIAQDERFHREGRDLYTVVDLPAHAAMLGREVEIDTLEGRESIKLDSGVTHGDDIKVKGHGLPGLRNNTRGDIHAVVNLQVPHNLTDEQRKLLEDFDDSLTEDNFKPAGREGIMGRLRRALR
- a CDS encoding J domain-containing protein translates to MTDDPYEILGVSPGATEAEIRAAYIAGAKRFHPDVVGAAESGEQMRQLNLAYEILKDPTMCAQYDSESQDSAGLFGDLEDIVRVRWEESSLATLSEEKTAALERETIKMEREGWKVERKHDHLVCTRTDRKGLFIKARKRRVTVNIDRNGNAFRVEQMRPD
- a CDS encoding SDR family oxidoreductase, yielding MPQPLIAITGATGVVGGLTAERLSDAGASLRLIVRDAASAPKIAGVDVATASDYSATEEMTEALKGVDTLFLVSGRESENRLEQHYSAIDAAVAAGVSRVVYTSFCGAASDATFTLARDHYATEQAIEQSGMAFVFQRQNLYTDFLPMLAGADGILRGPAGNGKLVPVTRSDVADVAVRLLTDDSRDGETFNISGPERVSLRHVANRLTALTGKLFEYQQESIEDAYASRSHYGAPDWQVEAWVSTYIAIGDGEFDLQTESTELLTGHPPMSFERWVTDHPESWSHVERSA
- the hrcA gene encoding heat-inducible transcription repressor HrcA, which translates into the protein MLTERQEQILRIVVEAFTETGAPVGSRAIAERPDVTWAPSTVRNEFAVLVSHGLLEQPHTSAGRRPTEAGYRYFVDDLLRDGARGESPSIELTFDRREIADAIRQTTEALAEVNELMALVSAPPLDSEEILRIELVPLSPQKVMVVVITSNGNVTKRQFEFDRAVDEGLTRWATGYLNERLNGVPLGARMIRSRLFASDLSPVELGFIEAIGTAFLELPQGDNILFVGGSRHLIGSGSGEPIPGLDQLMGAVEEREAVTRLLRARLGERGVYLRIGHENEAVELVGASVVGANYGTHARQLGSVNVIGPIRMDYPLAIASVRIAAARLSDFVSDVYA
- a CDS encoding MaoC family dehydratase N-terminal domain-containing protein, whose product is MAIKTEAVGKTYPPVEYVVGTEKIREYTAATFDDNPLSNDEEAAKAAGYAGLVAPPMFAVVFSSKAAVPAMFDPEVEMNFAMMVHGAQDFTFHKPVVAGDRITTTGSVKSIEAKGGKGFYVYTTESVNQNDELVVSADWTCIVRGVEA
- a CDS encoding alpha/beta fold hydrolase, with product MGALSRTEVRFDSHGDECGAWFYRPEGPGPFPVVVLCHGLGATREMGFDPYARSFAEAGIAALAFTYRGFGDSEGEPRQVLDIGAQREDIAAAIAYVKGLDDVDSDRVALFGSSFGGGHVIAVAADRDDIAAVVSQCPFTDGQASGMTLGFVSTIKVGAYATADAVSRLLHRKPVYARLAGTRGEPAMMTAHDVVYGYRALMPEGYADDNRVAARIGLDILFERPGRRMKDLKCPTLVCACEKDTVAPYGPTANYAKEAPNVELKSYPFGHFDIYVGEGFAQANPDQVEFLTRVLKP